One window from the genome of Hypanus sabinus isolate sHypSab1 chromosome 16, sHypSab1.hap1, whole genome shotgun sequence encodes:
- the mrpl54 gene encoding large ribosomal subunit protein mL54, translated as MAAPSVWTLGRCSVRSAFLRSTAVCRAPANGYAKKAAVKGKSKIGIKEALPSPELCKDPAILTTHAVGVNIYKQGADPKLLPDSEYPDWLFSLNLGPPKNLDELDPESPQYWKRIRKQHMWQHNKEHKGKKF; from the exons ATGGCGGCGCCCAGTGTTTGGACGCTGGGCCGCTGCTCGGTGAGGAGCGCGTTTCTGCGGAGCACTGCGGTCTGCCGAGCACCGGCAAATGGTTACGCCAAGAAAGCAG CTGTTAAGGGAAAAAGTAAGATTGGAATCAAAGAGGCACTGCCAAGTCCTGAGTTATGTAAGGATCCTGCCATTCTGACCACTCATGCTGTGGGAGTGAATATCTACAAGCAAGGTGCAGATCCAAAGCTACTGCCAGATTCTGAATACCCCGACTG GTTGTTTTCCTTGAACCTTGGACCGCCAAAGAACCTGGATGAACTGGACCCAGAATCCCCGCAATACTGGAAAAGGATAAGAAAACAACACATGTGGCAACATAACAAAGAACACAAAGGAAAGAAATTCTAA